A stretch of the Pseudoalteromonas marina genome encodes the following:
- the rseP gene encoding sigma E protease regulator RseP, producing MFDFIWNLGSFILALGILVTVHEYGHFWVARKAGVKVLRFSIGFGKPLIKWHDKYNTEYVIAAIPLGGYVKMLDERVDDVPANQRHLSFNSKSVQARIAIVAAGPMANFLFAIFALAVMYMVGVQSVKPVVGSITEGSRAEQAGLMPSQHIIKIGDDNITTWQDATFAFMSRLGEERVEITVRDENLQTRVKTLNIDGWKLDQQDVPPLTSLGIVPFRPQATLTVAAVTKNSAAEQANLQVNDTILAVNGETISNWPQLVNVITQSANKSLQFSVKRQDSIKSITVTPQGRVGNNGIEQGFLGVAPVVQQWPEGYVQSRSFGPLDSIVRGTKETWRLITLSFDMIGNLITGQVSVKNLSGPVGIAVGAGTSVSYGLVAFLSFLALISVNLGVFNLLPLPVLDGGHLMYYIIELFRKKPVSEKTQEFGFKVGALLLIFLTCFALFNDVSRL from the coding sequence ATGTTTGATTTTATTTGGAATCTTGGCTCATTTATTTTGGCATTAGGTATTTTAGTTACTGTGCATGAGTATGGCCATTTTTGGGTAGCACGAAAGGCGGGTGTTAAGGTGCTACGCTTTTCTATTGGTTTTGGTAAGCCCTTAATTAAATGGCACGATAAATACAATACAGAATATGTCATAGCAGCTATTCCACTAGGTGGATATGTCAAAATGCTTGATGAGCGTGTGGACGATGTTCCAGCAAATCAGCGACATTTATCGTTTAACTCAAAGTCAGTACAAGCACGTATTGCTATTGTTGCAGCTGGGCCTATGGCAAATTTTTTGTTTGCTATTTTTGCGTTAGCGGTGATGTACATGGTGGGTGTGCAATCGGTAAAACCAGTCGTAGGCAGCATTACTGAAGGAAGCCGAGCAGAGCAAGCCGGGCTTATGCCAAGCCAACACATTATTAAAATTGGTGATGATAATATAACCACGTGGCAAGACGCGACGTTTGCTTTTATGTCGCGATTAGGTGAAGAGCGCGTAGAGATTACAGTTCGCGATGAAAACTTACAAACACGAGTCAAAACGCTCAATATTGATGGTTGGAAGCTCGACCAACAAGATGTTCCTCCACTAACCTCTTTGGGTATTGTCCCCTTTAGGCCACAAGCAACATTAACGGTTGCAGCGGTGACTAAAAATTCAGCAGCGGAACAAGCAAATTTGCAAGTTAACGATACTATTTTGGCTGTAAACGGTGAAACTATAAGCAATTGGCCGCAATTAGTTAATGTAATTACGCAATCGGCTAACAAATCTTTACAATTTAGTGTAAAAAGACAAGATAGTATAAAAAGCATAACAGTGACCCCACAAGGGCGTGTTGGCAACAATGGTATAGAACAAGGTTTTTTAGGTGTAGCACCTGTTGTTCAGCAATGGCCAGAGGGGTATGTACAATCGCGAAGTTTTGGACCACTTGATAGTATTGTTCGTGGTACAAAAGAAACTTGGCGGTTGATTACGCTGAGCTTTGACATGATTGGTAATTTAATTACGGGTCAGGTTTCGGTTAAAAACTTAAGTGGTCCTGTTGGTATTGCAGTGGGAGCGGGGACTAGCGTAAGCTATGGTTTAGTTGCTTTTTTAAGCTTTTTAGCCCTGATAAGCGTTAACTTGGGCGTATTTAATTTATTACCTCTGCCAGTGCTTGATGGTGGACACTTAATGTATTACATAATTGAACTTTTTCGTAAAAAGCCGGTCTCTGAAAAGACGCAAGAATTTGGTTTTAAAGTGGGAGCGTTGCTACTCATTTTTCTAACATGTTTCGCTTTGTTCAATGATGTATCGCGTTTGTAA
- the ispC gene encoding 1-deoxy-D-xylulose-5-phosphate reductoisomerase encodes MSHKQQLVILGATGSIGLSTLDVVAKNSDLFDVFALTAGQNAKKMAELCINHSPLYAVMATQSAAEELSLHLKGTACQTLIMHSQQAMSDLCAHPDVDIVMSAIVGSAGLLPTLSAVEAGKKVLLANKESLVMSGQLFIDKVKKHKATLLPIDSEHNAIFQCLPHSLQNAQSDKNLQDNGVSKILLTGSGGPFLTRDIRTLKDVTVSEAVAHPNWSMGQKISVDSATMMNKGLEFIEAKWLFNCNSDDIDVVIHPQSIIHSMVQYHDGSILAQMGNPDMRTPIAHALAFPKRIDAGVKPLNFSDICDFSFTKPDFTRYPNLQLAIDACSAGQGATTTVNAANEIAVAAFLKGKIGFTDIYKINAQTLESAQFTNVQSLDEILQCDELARLSATQFINKVAH; translated from the coding sequence ATGAGTCATAAGCAGCAGCTAGTTATTTTAGGTGCTACGGGGTCAATTGGTTTAAGTACACTTGATGTTGTAGCAAAAAACAGTGATTTGTTTGATGTATTTGCTTTAACAGCGGGTCAAAATGCAAAAAAAATGGCTGAGCTTTGTATTAACCATTCACCCCTTTATGCTGTCATGGCAACACAAAGTGCAGCAGAAGAACTGTCATTGCATTTAAAGGGTACAGCGTGCCAAACTCTGATTATGCATTCACAACAGGCAATGAGTGATTTATGTGCGCACCCTGATGTAGATATAGTTATGTCTGCCATTGTTGGATCCGCAGGCTTGTTACCTACACTCAGTGCGGTTGAAGCAGGTAAAAAAGTGTTGCTTGCGAATAAAGAATCGCTGGTTATGTCGGGCCAATTGTTCATTGATAAAGTTAAAAAGCACAAAGCAACTTTACTGCCAATCGACAGCGAACATAACGCTATTTTTCAGTGTCTACCTCACTCACTACAAAATGCTCAAAGCGATAAAAATCTGCAAGATAATGGTGTCAGTAAAATCTTACTTACCGGTTCAGGCGGTCCATTTCTAACGCGTGATATACGTACCTTAAAAGATGTCACCGTTAGTGAAGCGGTAGCTCATCCTAATTGGTCTATGGGTCAAAAAATCTCAGTAGACTCCGCAACTATGATGAACAAAGGCCTTGAGTTTATTGAAGCCAAGTGGCTATTTAACTGTAATAGCGATGATATTGACGTTGTTATTCATCCTCAAAGTATTATTCACTCGATGGTTCAGTATCATGATGGCTCAATTTTAGCGCAAATGGGTAATCCTGATATGCGTACGCCTATTGCTCATGCATTAGCGTTCCCAAAACGAATTGACGCAGGTGTTAAACCGCTTAATTTTTCTGATATTTGTGATTTTTCGTTCACTAAACCTGACTTTACCCGTTACCCTAATTTGCAACTTGCTATTGATGCATGTTCGGCGGGGCAGGGGGCAACAACGACCGTTAATGCTGCAAATGAGATAGCTGTTGCTGCATTTTTAAAAGGTAAAATTGGTTTTACAGATATTTATAAAATTAATGCACAAACCTTAGAGTCGGCTCAATTCACCAACGTACAGAGTTTAGATGAAATATTACAATGCGATGAGCTTGCACGTCTCAGTGCAACTCAGTTTATAAATAAAGTGGCTCATTAG
- a CDS encoding phosphatidate cytidylyltransferase, giving the protein MLKQRILTSLVLAPAALALVFYTPLTLFSYFAAAIVLMGAWEWSAFMGLCDKIKRGAFVVLVAALLAVLNLHWPIESLWQNGQLVGDANYLFTLAFAWWIVASYLVWRYPAMAKAWNEGLVMRGIAGLLTLVPLWLALNTLRSAQYLESTHFGSMLILVVLGIVWSADIGAYFTGKSFGKHKLMPKVSPNKTIEGLAGGIVASVLFVMAFCHFTDVDLAVWPIYAIMTAFIALFSAIGDLLESMFKREAGLKDSGKCLPGHGGILDRIDSLTAAAPMFVMCYAWTLSL; this is encoded by the coding sequence TTGTTAAAACAACGCATTTTAACCTCGCTAGTGTTAGCACCCGCAGCGCTCGCCTTGGTTTTTTATACACCATTGACGTTATTTAGTTACTTTGCCGCCGCCATCGTTTTAATGGGCGCTTGGGAGTGGTCAGCTTTTATGGGGCTATGTGACAAAATAAAAAGAGGCGCCTTTGTTGTGCTTGTTGCAGCTTTACTTGCTGTGCTTAATTTACACTGGCCGATAGAGTCGCTTTGGCAAAATGGTCAGCTAGTGGGCGATGCTAATTATTTATTTACTTTGGCGTTTGCATGGTGGATTGTTGCTAGTTACTTAGTATGGCGTTATCCAGCAATGGCAAAAGCGTGGAATGAAGGGCTAGTAATGCGTGGCATTGCAGGGCTTCTGACTTTAGTGCCGCTATGGCTTGCGCTCAATACTCTTCGTAGTGCGCAATACCTTGAATCTACTCACTTTGGCTCTATGCTGATTTTGGTTGTATTAGGTATTGTATGGAGCGCTGATATTGGTGCGTATTTTACAGGTAAAAGTTTTGGTAAACACAAACTTATGCCAAAAGTAAGTCCAAATAAAACAATTGAAGGCCTTGCCGGTGGTATTGTTGCATCAGTATTATTTGTTATGGCGTTTTGTCATTTTACCGACGTGGATTTAGCCGTATGGCCGATTTACGCCATTATGACGGCATTTATAGCGCTATTTTCGGCAATTGGCGATTTACTTGAAAGTATGTTTAAACGTGAAGCAGGCCTTAAAGACAGTGGCAAATGCTTACCTGGGCATGGCGGTATTTTAGATCGCATTGACAGCTTAACAGCAGCCGCGCCTATGTTTGTAATGTGTTATGCATGGACTTTAAGTTTATGA
- a CDS encoding isoprenyl transferase produces MEYSIFMALNADTISQQCLPKHVAIIMDGNGRWAQARNRPRVYGHKKGVDAVRQSVQFCTKLGVQSLTLFAFSSENWRRPEDEVNTLMELFLFVLTKEVKKLHKNNVKLTIIGDLSRFSEGLQNKVHSAQQLTENNTGLCLNVAANYGGRWDMANAAKQLAMQVASGDIDAQDITEERIAQHMSMADQPEPDLLIRTGGDVRISNFLLWQAAYAELYFTETLWPDFNEAAFAEAIACYVARERRFGCTGEQIKQLLAQT; encoded by the coding sequence ATGGAATACTCGATATTTATGGCTTTAAACGCTGATACAATTTCACAACAATGTTTACCTAAGCATGTTGCTATCATCATGGACGGGAACGGGCGTTGGGCGCAAGCTAGAAATAGGCCTCGTGTGTATGGGCACAAAAAAGGCGTGGACGCTGTTCGTCAATCTGTTCAGTTTTGTACTAAATTAGGCGTACAATCGTTAACCTTATTTGCATTTAGCAGTGAAAACTGGCGCCGCCCTGAAGACGAAGTAAATACGTTAATGGAGCTTTTTTTGTTTGTATTAACAAAAGAGGTTAAAAAGCTTCACAAAAACAATGTAAAACTAACCATCATTGGAGACCTATCTCGGTTTTCTGAAGGGTTGCAAAACAAAGTACATAGTGCGCAGCAACTGACAGAAAATAACACAGGGTTGTGTTTAAATGTGGCTGCCAATTATGGTGGCCGTTGGGATATGGCAAACGCGGCTAAACAACTCGCAATGCAAGTTGCAAGCGGTGACATAGACGCACAAGATATTACTGAAGAGCGTATTGCGCAGCATATGAGCATGGCCGATCAACCTGAACCCGATTTACTTATTCGAACGGGGGGCGATGTTCGCATTAGTAACTTTTTACTATGGCAAGCAGCTTACGCAGAACTTTACTTTACCGAAACACTTTGGCCTGATTTTAATGAAGCAGCATTTGCTGAGGCCATTGCGTGTTACGTTGCTAGAGAGCGACGATTTGGTTGTACGGGCGAACAAATAAAACAATTACTCGCTCAAACCTAA
- the frr gene encoding ribosome recycling factor: protein MQKSVTALGSQLSKIRTGRAHPAILDGIMVSYYGAPTPLNQVANVTIEDSRTLAIGVFDKSLAQAVEKAIMASDLGLNPMSAGTVIRVPLPPLTEERRKDLIKIVRGEVEGGRVAVRNIRRDANGDIKALLKDKDISEDEARQGEDAIQKLTDKFIKEMDTQLTAKEAELMEI from the coding sequence ATGCAAAAGAGTGTAACAGCACTAGGTAGCCAACTTTCTAAAATTCGTACTGGCCGTGCTCACCCTGCAATTTTAGATGGCATTATGGTGTCTTACTACGGTGCTCCTACACCGTTAAATCAAGTTGCAAATGTAACAATTGAAGATTCACGTACGCTTGCCATTGGTGTTTTTGACAAGTCATTAGCGCAAGCCGTTGAAAAAGCGATTATGGCGTCTGACTTAGGTTTAAACCCTATGTCGGCTGGTACAGTTATTCGTGTGCCACTTCCTCCACTTACAGAAGAGCGCCGTAAAGATTTAATTAAAATTGTACGTGGCGAAGTTGAAGGCGGCCGTGTTGCTGTTCGTAATATTCGCCGTGATGCTAATGGTGATATTAAAGCACTATTAAAAGATAAAGATATCTCTGAGGACGAAGCGCGCCAAGGCGAAGATGCAATCCAAAAGTTAACAGATAAATTTATCAAAGAAATGGACACTCAATTAACAGCGAAAGAAGCTGAGTTGATGGAAATCTAA
- the pyrH gene encoding UMP kinase: protein MTINRKPIFRRVLLKLSGEALMGDEGFGIDPKVLDRMAQEIKELVELDVEVGLVIGGGNFLRGGSLAEAGMNRVVGDHMGMLATVMNGLAMRDALHRAFVNCRLMSAIPLNGVCDAYNWAEAISLLKTGRVVIFAAGTGNPFFTTDSAACLRGIEIEADTVIKATKVDGVFSDDPVKNPEATLYRHLSYNEIIDKELKVMDLAAFTLARDHNMPLSVFNMNKSGALKRVIMGEEEGTLISSQASDEVIK, encoded by the coding sequence ATGACTATCAATCGCAAACCTATTTTTAGACGTGTTCTTCTCAAATTAAGTGGTGAAGCTTTAATGGGAGACGAAGGCTTCGGCATCGACCCTAAAGTTTTAGACCGTATGGCACAAGAAATTAAAGAGTTAGTAGAGCTCGACGTAGAAGTGGGTTTAGTTATTGGCGGCGGTAATTTTTTACGCGGTGGGTCATTAGCTGAAGCGGGTATGAACCGTGTAGTAGGCGATCACATGGGTATGCTTGCAACGGTAATGAATGGCCTTGCAATGCGTGATGCGCTGCATCGTGCTTTTGTAAACTGTCGATTAATGTCTGCTATTCCACTTAATGGTGTATGTGATGCATACAACTGGGCTGAAGCAATAAGCTTATTAAAAACTGGCCGCGTTGTTATTTTTGCAGCGGGTACGGGTAACCCGTTTTTCACTACAGATTCTGCTGCGTGTCTACGTGGTATTGAGATTGAAGCTGATACAGTTATTAAAGCAACAAAGGTTGATGGCGTGTTCAGTGACGATCCTGTGAAAAACCCAGAAGCGACACTTTACCGTCACTTAAGCTACAATGAAATTATTGATAAAGAATTAAAAGTTATGGATTTAGCGGCATTTACTTTAGCCCGCGATCACAATATGCCATTAAGCGTATTTAACATGAATAAATCAGGCGCGTTAAAACGCGTAATTATGGGTGAAGAAGAAGGAACACTTATCTCTTCACAAGCCTCAGATGAAGTAATCAAATAA